AAACCGGTATGCTTGAAATTTCTACATGACATGCATTGTTCATGATTCGGTTACATGTAATTATTATGTTACTCAGCctatttgtattttttatttcttccaAATCTTCTGATCTATTTGTTGCTCTTTCAGAGTGAAGGTGTTCAAGTTTTTTTGTCAGAGTATGGGTATTGCTTATAGAGTTTTTCCAGAAGCGTTGAGTGGCTTTGCTGATCTACCCTTCAAAGGCATTTCAGCAATACACATATGAGTCTTGTTCACAACAGGGCTCTTCTAGAATAAGACCAGCTTTACTCTCCAGCTAGTAAAAATGGAGAGGTAAATAACACCCCTTCTCTCTCAgatgttgtgtgtgtgtgtatgtgtgtgtaagGGCTCTCTCAGATGTTCAAGAGCTTGTACCTGCTGAGTGCTAACTTCTTTCCTGCATCATGCTTCAGGTATAAGATTATTAAGGAAGTTGGTGACGGAACATTTGGGAGTGTTTGGCGCGCGATCAACAAAGAGAGTGGTGAAGTGGTATGCCACTCTACTTGCCCCAatatttgtaattttgtttatgttatgacttattatttttttcagtaGCTAAGCAGTTTGGCTGCTTGTTTATTGGTACACTGGAGTTTAGTATGCTAGGTGATTACTTTATATTGTACCTAGTAGTAATTAAATCTGAATTAAACTGGAGCTAACTCTTACCGTCATGATCTATCTTATGAAAAGAAGTGACAGTGACTTGATCTGccttatcaatggcataattttttgacatattattAACATATCTGGCCTTGACAGGTTGCAATcaagaaaatgaagaaaaaatattattcatggGAGGAGTGCATCAATCTCCGTGAAGTGAAGGTGCTTTATTATGCAACATGTAATCAAGTTTGATCATGATATCTATTATACttcattaatatattttttttttgtgtgcgcATCCCAGTCTTTGCGAAGGATGAACCATCCGAACATTGTGAAACTCAAGGAAGTCATAAGGGAGAATGATATGTTATTCTTTGTTTTTGAATACATGGTTTGTATTTCTTAATTAGACGCTTTTGATTTGGCATTTGTGACCTCTGAAGTGATTGAAGTTTTTTCTGTTTACGTGGTGATTTTAGGAATGCAATCTCTACCAGCTGATGAAGAGCAGGGGGAAGCCCTTTTCAGAGACTGAAGTCCGAAATTGGTGTTTTCAGATATTTCAAGCTTTGAGTCACATGCATCAGCGTGGATATTTTCACCGCGACCTTAAGCCTGGTATGGCTGGTGGGCTGTTATTTTTAAACCTGGCATGCTTTCTAATGCTTGAGACTGGGAGTTGTTTATGATGTTCTGTTGTGCAATGCGGCATTAAGTGATAATGACATCAAAACATGTCTATTTAATTAGTGCTGTATAGATGGGGAACAATGCATTTAGCTGTTGACACTGCCTGAAACGTTTTGATTTGTTGCAACAACCAATTCTGCATTGATGATGCTTCTTGTTTGATATGTGTTTCAACAAGCAATTTTGCATTGATGCTGATCTGTTTCATCAATCAATTTTGCATCTATGATGCTTGAAGCTGTCTTATATTTCAGTTCTTGTGCCCCCTTTATGCAGTGTGATATATGCATTTGTTAAGCAAGCATTTGAAGCAGAGACCTAGAAAAATGCAAACATAAAGTTGTTGCCCTAAATAATTACTAGTAGAGTACTTAAGTTACCTGTCCAGAGGAGCAAAAGAGCTAGAAGAAGCAATGTGGCATCAACCTTTGCTAACTTATCTGCAATATGTTCAGTTGGGATTGACCATGATTATTGTTGTTAGAATTTACCAACTATCTTATTGGTCCTGTAACTTTATGATATTTCAGAAAATTTGCTAGTTACAAAGGAGCTCATCAAGATAGCAGATTTTGGACTTGCTCGTGAGATTTCTTCTGAACCACCATACACAGAATATGTGTCAACTCGCTGGTGCGCCATGCAATTCTTATACTTGTTAAACTATATACACAACAACAGAATTTAGATAGGAGTATTAAATATCCACTTGTTCACTATCAACATAGGTACCGTGCCCCTGAAGTTCTGCTCCAAGCTTCTGTTTACAACTCAGCAGTTGGTGAGTGAAGAATATTTGTGCCTTTATGAGATAACTATTTGCTCTCAATTACAATATGTTTATTTGCTTATCCCCCCGTTCCAGATATGTGGGCGATGGGTGCCATCATCGCGGAGCTTTTTTCACTGCGACCTCTTTTCCCTGGTTCAAAGTATGCACAGTATTTTCTTAATCACATCCAGTTATCTTGTTTCTTTGGTTTAAATGTGCGAAATAGTTCGAACCTCAAAGTTCAATCTTAATTATGACTTGAGGGCTAATATTAAGCTTACTGTTATAGATGAAATAATCACCATTGACACATTACATCTACTCTAGTAACTATGTGTAATGCGAAATCTTATGACTGCTGTGGCATGGCACTATGTGTTTCCATAGCCTTCCCTTGGAGAAACGGCATTTATAACTCCTCTCATTTTCTGTCCATCAGTGAAGCAGACGAGATTTACAAAATCTGTAGCATTCTTGGTACTCCGAATCAGCGTACCTGGGCTGAAGGACTGCAGCTTGCGGCATCTATTCGTTTTCAGTTTCCCCAGGTAGAATCTTTTGGTGACATTATTTTTACTCCAGAGTATGGCACAAGAGTGATTGGTGCTTAACTGCTACACCAAATTCTTGCAGTCTGGAAGCATACATCTTTCGGAAGTGGTTCCCTCAGCAAGTGAAGATGCGATCAGCCTTATTTCGGTAAACAATTAATGGCTCCAGTATTTCCTTTGGTGCGTAAAGATGACCTTGCCCGAAATTAATTGTAAATTACAAGTTACTATCTGCAACAGTGGCTCTGCTCATGGGACCCACAAAGAAGGCCAACAGCGGTGGAGGTTTTGCAGCATCCCTTCTTTCAGGTTATTTTTCTGGTTATTACTTTCCATAGTACATGATGAACTTATTTATGAGTTTGCGGTAGTtgtatatttgttattttgaaatatcataattgtttttttttacagccATGCTTCTACATCCCCCCTTCACTTCGATTCAGATCAACAAACGGATATGCAGCAACACCACCATCAGGTTTGTCATTATCCTGGCGATGTAGAAActcatttttttcattattaGAACATTGTTATTGAAGCAATTTGAATAATTGATCTACAGTTGGGGCTAAAGGAGCTGTGGATCAGAAGAATGCTAGGAGATATTCCGTGGGGCCCTTATCTAATGGGAGACCAGCCGTTAATTACTCATACTTGAGCGCTAACACCCCGGCAAGAGCAGGTATACCCATTTAAGATGGTTTGTCATGCTCATTTCATAGGGGAGGATTTGTGGCTGTTGCACTTGGAATTATAACAAACTATAATTACCTCCTTGTAGCTGGTGTGCAAAGGAAGCTGGAGTTGGATCACCAGGTGAATATGAATTCTTGTCAGGCTCCAGAGGGTAACCATAAACTGACAAAGGCAGAGGCAATGAATCAGCCTTGGTCCagaccaccaccagcagcagcagcagtaaggAGCAATGGTGAGTGTTGTTTTAAACAAACtatgggggtgtttagatctaggggtgtaaaattttggtgtgtcacatcaagtattatatagggtgtcgcatggggtgttcgggcactaataaaaaaactaattagtCCGTCATTAGCagatgtttactgtagcactacattgtcaaatcatggagcaattaggctcaaaagattcgtctcgcaaattagtcgcaatctgtgtaattagttattttttagcctatatttaatacttcatgcaggtgttcaaacgttcgatgtgacatggtgtaaaatttttgtgggggaactaaacagggcctatagTTGAAATGATTTTTGTCTCTTTATTTTTGTTGATATCATGCATGCATCTATTTAACTTCACTTCTCGCATCCCTTATGTAGGAAATTACTTCACTAAAGACCAGGGCCCTCGTGCGCCTGACATTGCGGAGAAGCTGTCTCAGCTGACAGTGGGCTCCAACAGGGTGCCAAGCTTGGCTTCGGACAAGTTTGTGGATATGAAGGCAAGAACCCATGGGAATACCATGAAGCGGCCTTTGCCTCCTGTGGGAACCAGGACATGGCACGCCCCGGCCGACCCCTTCCGGCGCCCATACGAGATGCCAGGCGACAGGGCTTTCCTTCCCAGGAAGCTCGTTAGCTGAAGACTACGATGAAACGGAAGCTGCCGCCACACTCCTCTTTGCTACCCTTTCACCAATCCTCCTACTATCCTGAAAAATAAGAAGCCAACAGAGCCGATCTCCCTCGAAGAGTTTTTAGTGCTGTTTCCTAGTAGTGTCGTATTGGTTGTGAATCTCATACCCCAATAAAAATGGAGATGTGCCAGCCTGCTGGTACTCCTATCTTGCCTTGCATTGGCATCCATCCATGACAGCACCTCGAGGATGCAGCTGATCCTCGGGGGCATGCAAGCATGGCCGGGCGCGTCTGCATGGAAACCTTGTGTTTCGAGTCGGAACTGTGTGTTATTTGCTCCCTAGTGACGTGACGCTTGTTGAGTCGTTTCTGCTCTGCGTTGGCTGGCCCCTGCCTGTGACATCGCAGctactacagtactactactactatgtcAAATATTGTTATAGGACTATTACCACTACGTGGTGCGGCTATGCTTGTCCAGTTGTTTATGCACCATGCAGGCATGCATGAGTGCATGACCAGCGCGTCTGCAGCaatcaaataataataataaatatatactatTGCTATTATTACTGTATCTTATAAAAtgtgctgttgctgttgctatAAAATGTTGTGGAGAGCTGTGAACATGTCTGTCGTGAGTGACGATGATATTTTTTGCGAGTACCAAAGCgtagtgctgctgctgctttgcaGTTTGCGCAGAGCCTCTCTCTGGGCATGTTGTGGTTCAGTGCTCTCTCTGGGCATCATGTACCATCCAGTCAAGTATTCATGTACAGTAGCAATAAcagtatatgtatacatgtgtTCATTTCCATGTTTGACCGCGCCGGAGTGTTTGTGCACTGAGGCTTTTTCTGTACTGAAACGACATCCCCATCCATCCCTGCGTCTGCCTGCCAAAGGAGATGGAGACGGAGACCTCACGTTCATCAGGTTCAGGCCGTGCTCCCTCCTGCCAAAGGCTCagctatctttttcttttttttctctctcgttttccctTACCTTCTTGTATCCTTTTggcatttgcatttgcattgcAGTTGCCGCATCATCCCTCCCAGATATCGGCTCAAAAGGCTGCAGTTAACATCTGAGCGGCATTCTCCTTTTGGAGTTCACGTGCACATATCTTTCTTTCATCGTCTTCTTTTCAAAGCAAAAGGAATAACGAATACCACAACGTCACGCCTGGTTTTGATTCTACAAACTTGAATTATTAAGAAAAATGGaaccttcttttcttcttttttcccacCAAAAGCAAAATACATAGCACAAGAGCTTTAAGGAGGACGTTGGCACATGCCAGATTATCGGCTTTGGTTTCCGCAATTCGGAACAAGTAGATAGATACATGATACATCATAGATCATCTACTACAAACATTACAGACAGCCAGTAACTTCCAGCAGCCGGCAGGTCGTGGGTTGCAGGTACAAAACATCGTGGAATCTTAAAACATGATGATGGATAAGAGTTTTCTGTCTCttctactagaaaaaaaaagtagggttCTCTTAACTAGTTCATAGCACGATACAATTGAACAAAGAACCAGGGGAGGCGCAATCACTGATCCAACTCACTAGCAGCGGTAAAATGCGGGGTAGAGGTCCACCCCGCTGCCACAAGCAGCAAAGTTCTCAATCACCTGCATCATCAAAGAAAATGGAATGAATTGTGTGAGAGAAATGTTGGTGAAGGGATGCTCAAGGTAGACGCGGACCGATAGGGGACCCACATCTGGGCATCGGGATGGAGATCGAGAGCTGGGTTGTCGAGAAGGAGGTCTGGTTGGACCTCTCCTCATCCATCTCCGACCACGAGTCTCGCCTCCCAGGCCACTCATCGAAGAAAGGCCTCAGCGGCTGGTTCTCGTGCTTCACATTTCCTAGCATCCCCCCCGCTCCACCACCAAAAGAGCGGCGCTCCTGCTCTTGGGACAGCGAGGCGATGGTGACCTGGCCAAGTTCCTGTGAAGGTTCAAGGTGGGAGTAGGAGTAGGCACCTGGTAGGAGGCCAGAGTCCCTTGGCTTTGACATCGGGTATGGGGGTACACTGGAAGGCAGTGAATGCCATGAGCTATCTGTTGGAGAATCAATGGTGAAGCCCCTGGTGTTTCCTGATGCTCCTGAGAAGAAGCTCAGTTCACCCACATCAGCTTTAGCTCCAAGAGAGTACCTGCATAGCCATTGATACATGAAAATTAGGACCAGACACCAGACTCAGACACAGTACATGTAGATTTGCGCAGCATCAAATGGAATATAATGGGATGATTACAGGTTCACAGTAGCTAAGGGATTTCTACAACTCAAGGGGAGGACATAAAAGCAGCTGCATAGGAAAAATGCTACCAAAACGATAATAAGACAACCTACTATagttaaaaaaggaaaaagaacgAAAAATAGTCGAAGGAGCAAAATAAGCTTTGTCAGTCATCTAGCAAGATGCAAATGCAAAATGACACGAAACTAGAACATATGCCATGCATGCAGCACAAGCATAAGGATGGTGTCGAAGgtacaatatttttattttgtgattGCTAGCAGAGGAGGAAATACTAAACTAAGGTATGGCACACAAAAAAGATGACACAAGCAAAATTTTCCAGCATAAAAAAGACGGTACCAAGATTTTAGAGGGCATGGACCAAAAACACCCCAGAACATGACAACTGTTAACACTATTTCTCAAAACATAATCAGGAGTTAGGGCAATAAAGGTCAAAATCAGCTAGGGCTTAGGTGATCTGGAAAAGCGTACAATATTACTGCAAAAAGCAACAGTATAATAGGGCTAAAGGCACAAGCAACAGACATATGCTTATGACATTGTGCCCACAGAGGTTTGTAGCATCAAGGATGGATGGAATGCAATACACAGATTTAACTAACATAATCCAGGTACAAAATTTTTAGTTGGGGTTATGGTCACATGTAAATTGGCAGTATCACTCATCTGACTAACTCATTGAATAAGCTCTGATCGACAAATTCTTAGGCAGCCTCACACACTTATAATTACTGGAATGAGGGTAGGTTCACTACTTGAGCAATAAGCATCAACAACATTAGAGCTCAAATACTATTTTGAGTGTCTCAACCCTTTTAAGAAAGCTACCAGATCAGCTCTATTCCAGCATAATATGCAATCAATCTAGGCAAGCTTAATTCAAATAAGCATTCAACACAGAGTCAATGAGATTAGAGGGGATACTTGCTGCCGTACGATGGTGCGTCGACATGGAACTGCGACGAGCCAGCACCACCAAGGGACAGACCGTGGGTTTTAGCACCCACAGTGAGTGACGGGAGAGGCGCATCGGTGTCGTGAGTCGCGGTCGTGACATTGGACAGCTGGGGCTGCGACTGGGGCGCAGGGGCAGCGGTCTTGGATTCCACAGGCTTTCTTGAACGGTTGCGGCCACGGTGCATGTGGCGCTCGCAGTACTTGGAGTCGGGGTGCGCCTCCTTGGAGCACCGCCACTTCTTGCCGTCGGTGCGGCGGCAACGCCACGGCTCAGGGTCAAGCTTCTTGCCATAGTAGGCATAATAGCTCACTGCAGTGACATGAGCACAGGCACATTGAATCCATATCAGCATTCATCATTGTTCATATTAAAACTAGATCAAAATGCACCACTTCAACATTTCATCAACCCAATGCAAAGTTGGTAATGGTAATAACTACTATATGCTTAATTTGCTTAGGATATAAGAGTGAGCAAAGAATCAATCGAACAGCTTAAACGGACATACTATAAGCAAAGATCCGTGTACGTTCATCTATCAATAAATCGTGAGAGCAATAGCAAATCAATCCCAATGAGCAGGGCAGCAAAGAGATCCTGTCCTgaaagaagaaacaaaaaaaaaagaaaaagtcccAAGAAAGCACACGCgcacacatatataaatttttctcAGATTTGAATACCCAAGCATGAAGCAAACAAGAGATGGACCATTTGTGGAAAAAAGATGGAGAGAGAGCTTACGagaggggtggtggtggtggtggtagaagggcgcggcggcggggttggCGAAGGagtaggtggcggcggcggaggagtggGGGCGGATTGGGAGGAGGAGATCGCCCGGGACGGGGACACCGGCGACGAGGTACTTGTAAATGAGCGCCTGCTGCTCCAGCTCCGCCCACTGCGCCGCCGTGAAGACCGCCGCCCCGCGCTGCGGCTGGTACCCTCCtatccccggcgccgccgccgagggcgaCGAGCTCAGCATCGGTCGAACCAGGCAGGCAAGCGAGCAGGCAAgcaggaagaagaagggaggtcgccggcggcgaggtcgggagggggagggggagggggaggggaggaggaggtcacGTGGGGGTTGGAGGGTTCTTGGTGGCGGCCATTaatggaggagggggaggagtcgGTGGgaaagctgctgctgctgctgctgctgcagcgtgTGAGtgtgagagggagaggagagggggatcTGCTTCTTTCTTCCTCCTAGAGTATCTATACCTATTTAGGTCTTGTTTAGCtttctaaatttttaattagatattataattttaattattttttaaacggGTAGTTACATAATCCTAGAAAATACTCCATCCCTCTTATAATAtaacgtcttataatataagagattttaacgggatatgacacattctagtactacaaatctggacaggCTCGTAGTCCTAGGATATGTCAAATcccaccaaaatcccttatattatgggacagagggagtaaactACTAAAATAGAAGCTAGAAGTTACTCACTCCGTTacaaaataatttaatttaggaTGTCCATAATCGTTGGACACATCTAGGTTAtgttattttaggacagagtaGAAATTGATATGACCaattctttttattattataagTTGTGTCTTACCATCtttggccttgtttagatctcctggtaaaatttttcaccctgtcacattgaatgtttagacacatgtatggagtattaaatataaacgaaaaaataactaattacacagattgcgtgtaaattgcgagatgaatcttttaagcctaattgctctatgatttgacaatgtggtgctacagtaaacatttgctaatgacggattaactAGGCTTAATAAATCCGTCTCGCAATTTGCAGgcagattctgtaatttgttttgttattagtctacgtttaatacttcaaatatgtgtccgtgtATCGGATGTGACAcgcaaaaactttacaccccttaTCTAAACACAGTCTTAATCTCTTCAAGCAAAACCTACATCTATATGGATGTTAAGTTAGGCCCTGtgtagatgggactaaaacttttaagtccctatcacatcggatgtttgaaaattaattataaatattaaacgtagactattaataaaacccatccataatcttggactaatttgcgaaacgaatctaatgagcctaattaatccatgattagcctatgtgatgctacagtaaacattctctaattatagattaattaggcttaaaaaatttgtctcgtgaattagcttttatttatgtaattagttttgtaagtagtctatatttaatactctaaattagtgtctaaagacaggaactaaagttaagtccctggatctaaacaccaccttagtatTAACTTGGTTCTAACAAGAAATTATTATTATTCCATCAGTCCTATAAAAAACATAGTGCGGCATCAGTACTACGAATCTATACAGCTCGAAACGTGAtacatcctaatactatgaatttaGATATCTCTGGTCCAAATTAATAGTACCGTATCACATCtcgtattatatttattttttattgaacAGAAGGAGTAAATAATAGTTCACTAATACTACTGTTAGTATAATAATATGGTTGCTGGGTTGGGTTGCCCCACATTGGCCGGCTGCCTGTCTTTACTTGTAAGCTGTACCCTCCCTTTGGTTCAGTTGCCTTGCCTGCCTCCTCATGCCCAGCCCACCCTTGCAGGGGCAATCTCGAGTTTTCCCCTTCCTGAAATGAACTGCACTCATCCTTATCTAGGGCTGTTAGGACAGCGGTGACTAGTGAGTGGATCTTGTTGCTTGCTCCTACGttgagttactccctccgtcaatttttttaaaatttttagagTTTTAATTTTATTCCACAGAAAACTAACTTCTATCATTCTACCTGCTTTCAGCATGTAAAATGAGAAGTTTTATCTCTTCAATACCCTTTACATACCTACTActcttactacttttttctagtgattaagggtattttagtcattcTCACTCTTCACCAATTCCACATTGGGATGCTAGGATTGGAATTTTTTTCTAGATGGAGGGAGTGCGTCCCAAAAATCTATCTTAAAATAAACAAATGTATACTGTAAagagaaattttttaaaaaaaataaataaatctaatataaaaataacactgatactataaatctagataaataagtctagttttatttattttgaaacaagaTGGGTACAAGTTAATCCATGCTTATAGCTCATGTGAAGTATGGTAGGAGACGAGTACTACTAGGGAACTCTTTTAGAATGTATGATATATTTTCGATTTTTGGTGGAAAAAACAAGCTCATGAAAATCATATAAAGTTTTATGCCGCATTGAACCTTTATAGCCCCTTTAATCAAAGGATTTAGAATCCTATATGAATTTTTTCTATGTGACAATTTAATTTAAAGAATTGAAGTTTTCCAAATCtattgaaattcctatggaatgcctcatCGTATATAGATTTTGAGGAAACTTaacaagagctccaacctcttggaaatttTCGTTAGTCTACCTCTTTCATCcgatttctatgttttttctgcGGTACAATCAAATGGTCCTCCGTGTATTTCTCTTTGTTTGATGCTTACATTTCCATCAGAATCATGTGTTTCTTATTCCACCCTTTTTACAATCCTGCAATTCAAATGGGCATTTAAAATGAAGCACTACAATTATACTCTTTCCGTTCCAGAAAAAAGTCAACCTTGTAATAGGATGCGATACATCCTTACAtactctgtccagattcgtttttttttctgacagacagggtactccctccgtcccaaaaaagaaCTTAATCTAGGAGGGGATGTGACCTCTCCTGTCCAAATTCATTGTCCTAGCAGGAGTCATATCCCCTTCTAggccgagttttttttttttttaacagagggagtacgtagtACTCCGTATCATATGTTCAGGCAGTGGTGCTTCCGAGTACTACATTCCCAACTCGGCGTCTAGGATTCATCGTATCAAGCACAAACTTATACTATCAATTATTATGGCTAATATGCATCATTGCACCATCAAAACGGTGTGCAACGAGAAGCCTAAACACCAGTCAATTATAGTCATGTCAATAAAATTCTGATGATTCATGTATTAAGATTGTCTAGATTTACCACATTTTGTTTACTAAGCTTATCAAAGGTGAGACCACCACCCAACCAAAACCCTAACCACATTTTAGCTAACAAAGTATCggcctcattttttttttcttatgattatacttatcagctaaaatttaaattttcaaccttaaatttagagctgattttggatttttcttttcatcgaagtttatttttcagcctttgcttacattgctaagaacacgtatataaaaattttattcacaatttatttttcgtttgtaaatatatcGCCAAACGATGGGGACGTAAAGCCTTACCACTCTTTTTAGAGTCGATTGTGCTGTATATTTGTCGACATATAGTATATATTAAATGTACATATAGTATAAttgtagtgtaattatactatatatattaaaaatttatcaaatgtacatatagtataattgtagtgtaattacattgtaatttgCATGAAACTACAATGTAATTTGTATTTAAttttcacataattttaaacTGTTAGGTTTACTTTAAAATGTAGGAATACTATAGGAATACATGTGCAAACCTATGGattgaaaaacataggatttttttcctaTGTTGTTGAGCAAGCTAACCAAAGAAATGTAAACATTAGGTTGGAGTGGATTATTTTTTCCTATGCTTTTCCTTCAAAAATGTTTCCTTCAAAAATGGAGGAATGGAAAACTTTCCTGTAGTTTTCCTATGGTGCATTCATATGAAACGAATAATAGTTTAAAACCCATTCCTATTCCTATGCTTTTTCTTTGCAATTCATTTGAAACGAATAGGCCCTAAGATTCATGCAAgttaggaagaaaaaaaaatcatagcatGCAGACAGGCTAGGAGATTCGGTCTCACGGCCTCCGCTTCATGAAAATAGTGTGTTATCacggatttttttaaaaaagatacaTACAAATTATATTGTAGCTACATGCAAGTtgcaatgtaattacactgattatattatatttacatatatcaaatttatagaagaaAATTTAACGACAAATTATAACCATTCCCAAGTTGCGTGACGATTGCAACAAAAGCACGTAAATTAAGttccaaaattcaaaattggCTGCAACTTATAAACCTAAGCTGAAACAAGCAAGGCTTGAACGCTCGATCCTCCGCTTCATGAAAATAGTGTGTTATcacggttttttttaaaaaaaagatacataCAAATTATATTGTAGCTACATGCAAGTtgcaatgtaattacactgattatattatatttacatatatCAAATTTGTAGAAGAAAATTTAACGACAAATGATAGCTATTCCCAAGTTGCGTGACGATTGCGATAAAAGCACAtaaattaagt
The Oryza sativa Japonica Group chromosome 6, ASM3414082v1 DNA segment above includes these coding regions:
- the LOC4339927 gene encoding cyclin-dependent kinase F-4-like, whose product is MERYKIIKEVGDGTFGSVWRAINKESGEVVAIKKMKKKYYSWEECINLREVKSLRRMNHPNIVKLKEVIRENDMLFFVFEYMECNLYQLMKSRGKPFSETEVRNWCFQIFQALSHMHQRGYFHRDLKPENLLVTKELIKIADFGLAREISSEPPYTEYVSTRWYRAPEVLLQASVYNSAVDMWAMGAIIAELFSLRPLFPGSNEADEIYKICSILGTPNQRTWAEGLQLAASIRFQFPQSGSIHLSEVVPSASEDAISLISWLCSWDPQRRPTAVEVLQHPFFQPCFYIPPSLRFRSTNGYAATPPSVGAKGAVDQKNARRYSVGPLSNGRPAVNYSYLSANTPARAAGVQRKLELDHQVNMNSCQAPEGNHKLTKAEAMNQPWSRPPPAAAAVRSNGNYFTKDQGPRAPDIAEKLSQLTVGSNRVPSLASDKFVDMKARTHGNTMKRPLPPVGTRTWHAPADPFRRPYEMPGDRAFLPRKLVS
- the LOC4339928 gene encoding growth-regulating factor 5 isoform 2 (isoform 2 is encoded by transcript variant 2); this translates as MLSSSPSAAAPGIGGYQPQRGAAVFTAAQWAELEQQALIYKYLVAGVPVPGDLLLPIRPHSSAAATYSFANPAAAPFYHHHHHPSLSYYAYYGKKLDPEPWRCRRTDGKKWRCSKEAHPDSKYCERHMHRGRNRSRKPVESKTAAPAPQSQPQLSNVTTATHDTDAPLPSLTVGAKTHGLSLGGAGSSQFHVDAPSYGSKYSLGAKADVGELSFFSGASGNTRGFTIDSPTDSSWHSLPSSVPPYPMSKPRDSGLLPGAYSYSHLEPSQELGQVTIASLSQEQERRSFGGGAGGMLGNVKHENQPLRPFFDEWPGRRDSWSEMDEERSNQTSFSTTQLSISIPMPRCGSPIGD
- the LOC4339928 gene encoding growth-regulating factor 5 isoform X2 yields the protein MLSSSPSAAAPGIGGYQPQRGAAVFTAAQWAELEQQALIYKYLVAGVPVPGDLLLPIRPHSSAAATYSFANPAAAPFYHHHHHPSLSYYAYYGKKLDPEPWRCRRTDGKKWRCSKEAHPDSKYCERHMHRGRNRSRKPVESKTAAPAPQSQPQLSNVTTATHDTDAPLPSLTVGAKTHGLSLGGAGSSQFHVDAPSYSLGAKADVGELSFFSGASGNTRGFTIDSPTDSSWHSLPSSVPPYPMSKPRDSGLLPGAYSYSHLEPSQELGQVTIASLSQEQERRSFGGGAGGMLGNVKHENQPLRPFFDEWPGRRDSWSEMDEERSNQTSFSTTQLSISIPMPRCGSPIGD
- the LOC4339928 gene encoding growth-regulating factor 5 isoform X3, with product MLSSSPSAAAPGIGGYQPQRGAAVFTAAQWAELEQQALIYKYLVAGVPVPGDLLLPIRPHSSAAATYSFANPAAAPFYHHHHHPSLSYYAYYGKKLDPEPWRCRRTDGKKWRCSKEAHPDSKYCERHMHRGRNRSRKPVESKTAAPAPQSQPQLSNVTTATHDTDAPLPSLTVGAKTHGLSLGGAGSSQFHVDAPSYSLGAKADVGELSFFSGASGNTRGFTIDSPTDSSWHSLPSSVPPYPMSKPRDSGLLPGAYSYSHLEPSQELGQVTIASLSQEQERRSFGGGAGGMLGNVKHENQPLRPFFDEWPGRRDSWSEMDEERSNQTSFSTTQLSISIPMPRCD
- the LOC4339928 gene encoding growth-regulating factor 5 isoform 1 (isoform 1 is encoded by transcript variant 1) translates to MLSSSPSAAAPGIGGYQPQRGAAVFTAAQWAELEQQALIYKYLVAGVPVPGDLLLPIRPHSSAAATYSFANPAAAPFYHHHHHPSLSYYAYYGKKLDPEPWRCRRTDGKKWRCSKEAHPDSKYCERHMHRGRNRSRKPVESKTAAPAPQSQPQLSNVTTATHDTDAPLPSLTVGAKTHGLSLGGAGSSQFHVDAPSYGSKYSLGAKADVGELSFFSGASGNTRGFTIDSPTDSSWHSLPSSVPPYPMSKPRDSGLLPGAYSYSHLEPSQELGQVTIASLSQEQERRSFGGGAGGMLGNVKHENQPLRPFFDEWPGRRDSWSEMDEERSNQTSFSTTQLSISIPMPRCD
- the LOC4339928 gene encoding growth-regulating factor 5 isoform X1, which gives rise to MLSSSPSAAAPGIGGYQPQRGAAVFTAAQWAELEQQALIYKYLVAGVPVPGDLLLPIRPHSSAAATYSFANPAAAPFYHHHHHPSLSYYAYYGKKLDPEPWRCRRTDGKKWRCSKEAHPDSKYCERHMHRGRNRSRKPVESKTAAPAPQSQPQLSNVTTATHDTDAPLPSLTVGAKTHGLSLGGAGSSQFHVDAPSYGSKYSLGAKADVGELSFFSGASGNTRGFTIDSPTDSSWHSLPSSVPPYPMSKPRDSGLLPGAYSYSHLEPSQELGQVTIASLSQEQERRSFGGGAGGMLGNVKHENQPLRPFFDEWPGRRDSWSEMDEERSNQTSFSTTQLSISIPMPRCGSPIGPRLP